One genomic segment of Luteibaculum oceani includes these proteins:
- a CDS encoding UbiA prenyltransferase family protein, whose amino-acid sequence MLPNFWINSCLHISFCAGFLAFATSHFFDNDDPWGIAIMTFFGTWCIYLAQRLFKGKGAGLTDVHEHIIKNKTIYSYVATLSGVVAAAIASIKGVNVLLLAGLGFVFSVFYVYYPNKKGSLRKSPWFKIFLVALVWTIVTTLIPAVDNYSRINGEDLSYFAAERFFFIYLLTIPFDIRDMLRDGVKQKNLPAILGAVRTRVLMSLVFLFLAITVLMQWKNGHYEEEFFIPLLAVYALIFVLCLMAKQESKERYFTLVLDATLLLPAAVLLFEGSF is encoded by the coding sequence ATGTTGCCTAATTTCTGGATTAACTCTTGTTTGCACATTTCATTTTGTGCTGGATTTTTAGCTTTTGCCACTTCCCATTTTTTCGATAACGATGATCCTTGGGGTATTGCCATCATGACCTTTTTTGGAACTTGGTGTATTTATCTGGCTCAAAGATTGTTTAAAGGAAAAGGGGCAGGTTTAACCGATGTGCATGAGCACATTATTAAAAACAAAACCATATACAGTTATGTGGCTACCCTCTCTGGTGTTGTGGCAGCGGCCATTGCTTCCATTAAAGGAGTGAACGTCCTCCTGCTAGCTGGTCTTGGTTTTGTCTTCTCGGTTTTCTACGTGTATTACCCAAATAAAAAGGGGAGTTTGAGAAAATCGCCGTGGTTTAAAATTTTCCTAGTTGCTTTAGTTTGGACTATCGTTACTACCCTTATTCCTGCGGTGGATAATTACAGCCGTATAAATGGCGAAGACCTTAGTTATTTTGCTGCGGAAAGGTTCTTTTTTATCTACCTGCTTACCATCCCATTTGATATAAGAGATATGTTGCGGGATGGGGTAAAGCAGAAAAATTTACCTGCCATTTTAGGTGCGGTCCGGACTCGGGTTTTGATGTCCCTGGTATTTTTATTCCTGGCAATTACCGTTTTGATGCAATGGAAAAACGGCCATTACGAAGAGGAATTTTTCATCCCCTTGTTGGCCGTTTATGCATTAATATTTGTCTTGTGTTTGATGGCAAAGCAAGAATCCAAAGAGCGCTACTTTACTTTGGTTTTAGACGCAACTTTACTCCTGCCAGCTGCGGTATTGCTATTCGAAGGTAGCTTTTAA